In one window of Rhinatrema bivittatum chromosome 10, aRhiBiv1.1, whole genome shotgun sequence DNA:
- the PSMA4 gene encoding proteasome subunit alpha type-4, with protein sequence MSRRYDSRTTIFSPEGRLYQVEYAMEAIGHAGTCLGILANDGVLLAAERRNTHKLLDEVFFSEKIYKLNEDMACSVAGITSDANVLTNELRLIAQRYLLQYQEPIPCEQLVTALCDIKQAYTQFGGKRPFGVSLLYIGWDKHYGFQLYQSDPSGNYGGWKATCIGNNSAAAVSMLKQDYKEGEMGLKSALALAVKVLNKTMDVSKLSAEKVEIATLTRENGKTKIRVLKQKEVEELIKKHEEEEAKAEREKKEREQKEKDKI encoded by the exons tctcGAAGATATGACTCGAGGACCACTATATTTTCTCCTGAAG GGCGCTTATATCAGGTGGAATATGCTATGGAAGCGATTGGGCATGCAGGCACCTGCCTGGGAATTTTAGCAAATGATGGGGTTTTGCTAGCAGCAGAGAGGCGCAACACCCACAAGCTACTGGATGAGGTTTTCTTTTCAGAGAAAATCTACAAACTTAACGA GGATATGGCTTGCAGTGTTGCAGGTATAACTTCAGATGCCAATGTGCTGACAAATGAATTAAGATTGATTGCTCAGAG ATATCTTCTGCAGTATCAAGAGCCTATACCGTGTGAACAATTGGTTACTGCTCTGTGTGATATCAAGCAAGCTTATACGCAGTTTGGAG GAAAGCGTCCTTTTGGTGTTTCACTTCTTTATATTGGCTGGGATAAGCATTATGGATTTCAGCTGTACCAGAGTGATCCCAGTGGAAATTATGGAGGATGGAAGGCCACCTGCATTGGAAACAACAGTGCT GCCGCTGTATCAATGTTGAAACAAGACTACAAAGAAGGCGAAATGGGCTTGAAGTCTGCCCTCGCTTTAGCTGTCAAAGTTCTAAACAAGACCATGGATGTCAGCAAGCTGTCAGCTGAGAAAG TTGAAATTGCAACATTGACGAGAGAGAATGGAAAGACGAAAATAAGAGTTCTGAAGCAAAAGGAGGTAGAAGAGTTAATAAAAAAGCATGAGGAAGAAGAAGCAAAGGCCGAAcgagagaaaaaggaaagagagCAAAAAGAAAAGGATAAAATATGA